CTAGAAAGCACGGATTCGGCGCCGGCCACGATGTCTTTGTCATCCATTAACATCGGCCGTTAAAGTAGTCTGCAAACTCATTTCATCAGTTGGCCGGATGTCTCTTTTTCATGGTTGTATGTTAAAATCATGCTCTGGTCTCGACTTTTAGATTATATGTTTCCGTGTAATAATGTCGGCACAAGTATGCATGATACCATTGGATTTTGTCTCCCAAAATACTTCTTTCGAGCGTTTTgatatgtatattttattattgatggAACATCCTCATAATGTCGGCACAAGTATGCATCAGCACGTGTCTTCCagggaaaaaataatttaactaAGGGAGAGTCGATCGTGTCGGCATTTTTTGTGAAAATtagtacacaaaaaaaaaatgaccttgttataacataaaaaaatgacattagTCAAAGCAAGGTAACAGTTGTCCCTGTTCGTGAAGagtacacacaaaaaaaaagatataaataatcGATGTAAATAaccaattaaaaagaaaattgaaggaATTAAACAGAAATTCTTACCCATTTTTATCTAGGAATTAAATTGCTACCATTTAATTTGTGAAAAGTTCAACAGCTAATCATTCATTTATTTAGACATAAAAggaaaggtaaaaaaaaaaacaggaagtGTACATAAGTTCAGTTTGTTTGTGCTTAAAACAAATAGGGTTTAATGCTCTTCTATAAAATAAAGGGGGTTTAATGTTTCGTTTGTTTGTGCGTAAAAcattttttgatatttggtgaaataaaaaatgatggtcaagagaaaatcattttcaatttaacTGTAAATGtctttttaatttatagaaaaCGATTAACGATtttgaaaaccgtaaatcattctCTGGATTTAAACATTTCATTCTTACACACACGTTTGTGGGAGTCTGTCAATGTTAGGCATTGTAGTTTGTTGGTAGTTTGAATCTACTGCCGAAGGTCCCCGAATTTTGATATCCGATTACCGGAATTCGGTGGCATTAGTTGGATTCTAGTGACCATCGCCCAAATTTGACAACCACTGCCAGAATTCGGTTGGTGCcagaatctgaaaatttcaactGGAATCTGGTGACGTTCGGCCACTGTCGTGGAATTCCGGCAGACCAAATTCTAACCAAAATTGGTCGGAATTCGACTGTATTGTGCCAAATTCCAGTCAAACTAACCAGAAGCTGGCAATTTGTGCTGGATTCCGGCTACCTTTGCCTGAATCTGGCCGTATTAAGTAAGATTCCAGTGAAATTGGCCCGATTCCGGACATACTGGTTCAATTCCGGTCAGTTTGGCCGTAATCTGGTTCGCTGAAATCTGGTGACGGTGGCCGGACGTTGCCGTATTCCTGTAGAAATTTCTAGATTTCAGCACTGGCTGGATTCCGAAGGCGGTTGCCAGAATTCGGCTAGTGACGGAATCTTGTCACTGGTGGTTTTTCACcgttgttatttttttgtaagagcCAAACGTCGACAAATATTTTCAGAGAAAtaattctttttgaaaaattatttcgttgaaaatattttatgacggaaaatattttacatcgaaacaaatagagcataaaagaaaaaccaactaTTATACGTCTTCAAACTAACACGGCAAACATTAgtagatttggcttaggtgcatgctctaaaaaaaactacagcatttatgctataattattttaaggGTTCATATTTAATTgtactttctctttctttcttaattatgaaatcattgaaaattaaatctaaacccttaaaacaatTACAACACAGGCactgcagttttttttttttctacaacaCTTAAGTCAAATTCAAGGctatctaaagaaaaaaaatattcttaaattgTTACTTTTGATACTCTATGTCAcataatattcatatatattacCTACCATATAAAAGAGAATTGCGTGAAAACAACAATACATTTTTGTCTgctgaaaagaaataaatatttgcGTAGGTaggtatacatatatatctataCCTTTGATGAATTGGATGTGAATTTCCACGGTCGAATTTAATGGAAGATGAAGGAATAGGTGTAACCAACTAATCTGTGTCAGTTCCATTTATTTGACAACTCGCAGTCAACTCTCCATTTTTTCCAAACCAACGAGCATGTCAAGCTTTGCTTGCACCGAAGTAGGTAGATCATAATCATATTGTCAAGTCACTGAGTCACCTACCCTTGCAGGGTCTTCACCCCCGCAGCTCGGTTTGCAGGGTCTTTAATTagcttcctctctctctctctctctctctctctctctcacacagtCTAGGCTGTATAATTGTTGAAGGCGACTCTTATGTGCAGGTCCTTATCTTTACTCTCCAATATCCGACCATTTCACAACATGCATTATTCATgtaattaaatttcattaaaatattttacggaTTGTGTTAAGTGTCACATCAGCGTCATTAAAAAGATGAcatgtgtcaattttttttaaggattaatTCAAAAGTTAGTTGAGACTGTCAtgtcaatattataaaataattgtttaatataattgtgattttttgCATTACTCTTTGTCACAAATTATTATAGGTAGCAATTCTCTTCTATAACGAAGGGAAATTTCAGAACTAAAAAAGTCTACTGGACACAAAAAGACCAAATAAGGCACCTCTACTAAACTTTCGACGAGAGAATATTTCGAAACTAAAAAAGCCTAGCCAgtccaaaagaaaaatgtagGGGAAATATTGATCGATCTGTGAGCAACATACTGCTGCCTAAATTTTCATCACCCAATTCgccaaagaacaaaaaaaagacagGCCTAAATTACAGAATCACTACTCCATAACAAGCTGCGTGTATTGTAATATTGGCAAGATGAGAAGATTTCAAGAACTTACACtagaaaaataatgtaaaatagaTTGAAATATATGACCTCCCTTACCTAGCTAACCAAGTTACAAAAGCAAATACTGCAGCCTTTTGAGCATGAGAGGTGAGGCAGGGCTGAGAGAAGAGAGGATTTTGGGTGTGTTCAGTTTTGCAAAGAATTTTAGTGTCGTTTGCTTTTTCAAACGAAGCTAAACTCAAATTTAGTGTCATTTGAACAGTAAACGAAACAAAAAATTTAGTGTCGTTTACTTTTTCAAATGACATTAAACTTAAATTTAGTGTTGTTCACTGTTTAAAGGacaataaattttaagtttagtgtcgtttgaacagtaaacgacACTTACGTAAATTTGGTGTCGTTTGAAGACTAAATGACATTTAGTTCAATCGACATTAGACCAAACGACACTAAATCACTGTTATTCTGTAGTTGTAGGCCTATGCCCCGCCGTATGCCCCGCAGCGCTGGTGCTTTTCAAATAGCACTATAACATAATatgatatattatattaattgatTGCCTTAGAGAacttaaaaaatacttttaataaataaaaagttgtgTCAAATAAAAGGCTAAcataattgataaaaaaactctaaaagtttttatttttttattttttatttctttacttttttactctaaaaaaacgccaaaatatatttttggcaAAACGTACCTACAAAATTAAGTTTTTACTAAAAACcctttttaactttaaaatctCTATTTCCCAACACAATTTCAAACATTCTCTAAATAACATTCCCACAAAAGGagatgttggtacagttttcggtatgatgTGACAACTCGCCCTTTAATGTTCTTCACATCCCACGTTCATTGCAAAATAGACAAAGTCAAGAGAACATGCCAGGGGTTGGCCTGCATTCCTCTCTATGATGCCTAAGTTAGTATGTCTATGTAAAGTATGCTTAACTATAATAGTATCAGTCTTGTTTTCATACATGAGGTCTAGGTTATTTAGATGAGTGATAAGTACTTTTGTTGCTTTAGGGTTCgtcttctttctttcccttgACCTAGGAGCGCCATGAGAGTTAGACCTTAACTCGGAACCCTCTACCTTCAAAACCGAGGTTTTTCCTTAATAATCTCTATGTGAGATTCACGGCAACAAATTAATCTGGGATTAGTGTCAGTCCCGAATTTCTAGGGATGGAGCGCGATTTCGAGATATCCGGGATCGCGTATAATGGATCCCTGGTTCGTCGCCTTAGCCCCGGGACAATATCTTCTCAGGACTCCTAGATATTTGTTCTTGCGTGTTCGTATCTGGTGGGCTACGGGCCCGTATTCATGACTGGGCTAATGTGAGCTCAGAGGCTCATAGTTTCCGGAATGGGCCAGGTCGAATGGGATTATCTCCAACGACAtatatgtacaaaaaaaaaaaaaaaaaaaaggttgaattGCCATCTCTTCCCAACGTAATAATCTACAATTAGATACTACATTGAATTAAGAAATATATAGGacttaatttcttaaaaataaacaaatataaaatatcgcAATCACAATTACTTCTAATCAAGGGCCgctaaattatttaaataaataaatcaataggTGGATAAGCACCTGCTCCATTAATTCCCTAACATCTTTACCCTCTTTGCTGCTCCATTCGACATCTACCTGAACCACAGAAACCCTCTCAGCAAACATCAAAGTACTTAGACTTTGAGAGCATGAACCCACATCAGGATTAAGCTACACAAACATAAGCATCCTTTCTCGTGATATTATGCAAAATATACGTTTCAGATTGTCTCTAGCATACCTTTTAATGCGAGATGATGGTGACAAAATTTAACTTCTTTTAGAAACtatcaagaaattaaaggagagCTTTGTAGGAGTTAACTTAAAATGTAATGACAACAAACTGAAGCAAGACACGATAAGTAATGACAACTTGTCCgagaaacaaaactaaaaaagattaatgtttttcttaGGTCAAGGAAGGGGATGGAGAATAAGTTTATCTTGTCATACTAAAATGACATGAAATTGTAGCTAAcacgaaatatatatatatatatataaaatttaataaaataaaaaaattgatgatcaCAAttaattcacaaaatatatgcttataaataaaaattactaaatatatatatatatatatatatatatatattattaaattttatggaATCCCTTAAGAGACGCAAATTAAACTTTGATATCTCGAAGAAGACATAAATCTCCACAGAAAAAGTTTTGACGGTTAGGGCATAttgaaagataatataatgcggaatataaaaagaaatataaaattagacacAAAGAATTACGTGGTTCTGTCTATGATCTACGTCCACATGATAAGGCCCAAATGActacattttactcttatttctttGAGTAATGTTTAGAATATAAcatactcctatttataggagataGTTAATAGTCTTCAATTCTGATTAAGTGATAAATTTCAACTATAGCTAGGTTACAATATTCAACTGTAACTAGgtgatagtcttcaactgtaATTTGGATTATTGAACTCCTGATATACTCTAATACATATGACTATACATCTATCACATTATCCTATCAATTGTTCACCATTCATTGGCCCTAGAATCCATATCACATTTGTTGAGGAAATTATCATTCCCTTTGGTCGAACAAGCCCGTCACATCTTTTTGGGGCCATCGGCCCCACCCGACTGGGCAAACCTGCCTGGATACGAAGCCATATTCAAGATCGCGGATATCGCGGAATCGACCGAAATACAAGGGATACAAATCACAGATATCTCCCTCCGCCTTATATGACTGAAGTCGCCCGAGTGGGTTACGGATCTCGAAAAATCCGTACACCCGATATCGCCTCACCCTCAACTGCAAATCCCGAGAAAGCTGGGATCTTAAGAGCAATCTAACTATATCaaaacctctataaatagaagaGAACACCAGGTATCATTTAGCTTCATGTCTCTCTGAAATTACACAGAATACTCCTTAGAACTGCCTACTAACTTAGGCATCATAGTGGGATTGTCGACATTCCCCAAcacaattatttattatttcacaAATCACGAAGAGAAAGCGAATAATCAGACGAATCATGAAAAAACACGTCACCTACCGAAAAACTGCATCAAAAAACATTTATGCGATCTCTATTTCTTATATGTGTGTATCTCTTTGCCTGACTGGATATatcaatatatagaaaaattatttaattccTTTAATTACAAACTCTTTCTTTGGAATGAATACaaggcttcgtttgtttcggcataaaatgtttTAGATCAGAAAATGTTTTCAGAAAAGagaatttttaatgaaaaaattttCCAATGTTTGGTGAGTACGGAAAatcaaaaattttttttttttatattttcattcaaacatattaacccataaaaatcaatttctattcacaacattaaagtattaatataaaataattaaaaaattaacctaataatttaAGTTCCGGCAGTAGTCTAGTGGCGGCCTGTATGTGGTCTGGTGATGGTCTAGCGGTGGCAGAAAGGTGGTCCGATCGTGGTTCAACAGTAGTCTGGGGGTCGATCAATGATGCATGCTAGGTTTACGCATATTTGGTAAGACCTATTTTACTTAAAACATCATATCTTCTAATCCATACATCAGATTGAGACAAACTTAGTACCTTTGGAAATCTTATTCAAATGgctacaattttgtatttcattaaAATTTCATAATTCTAGCGTTTACTAGGAGAAAGTtatcattttgtattatttttattgcaaagtgtttttatttctttttattattattattattattattattattattattattattattatttacagttTCGAATTTTGTTTCCCAAAATACTTCTTTCGAgcgttttgatatatatattttattatttatggaACATCCTTATAAGTCCTTTCCCATCAGTCATACATAAAATAACGAGGAGACCTGCATCAGCAcgtgtgacgacccgttttttttttttttttttttttttttttttatacaaaacatcaaCATAATCATTAatcccttaaaatataaacggatcttcacagtggcacgacgatatgtcgcaaagccaacatatgtacataccccataatatgtacttggcaaatcagagtataacgtctatcaactatgcagcggaaaacataatctaatagcggaaatcacatcttatacatctatcataaataattacaacaaagagccattaaataactatatgattaaatctttcctcgaattaaatacataacataaatggcttaacaaagatcATGTGGCACAAGCGTCTGAAGCCATAATCAAAATACCTAAAGGAATAGACATCCCGCCTGAAGCCATAATCAAAATACCTAAAGGAATAGACATCCCGCGGTCTAACACATTACAACCGTCGCgttgagcttcagtcataatatcctcAGTATATTCTACAACACCATATACTACGACCGGAAcgcctgcagccaaagaaacatcatttatacggttgtgggggtttgccacatccgtataggtggaattatgagcccaccgtcttagcataaataaatacactaagacctcagaggtatactattcactgagttttcgcaaagaaccaacttttcatttttagtacactataacagctaccaattttataaacttttgtttgaaaaaaccctcatagctgatatagcaaacaccgactaatagaaaacatttaaatactCTGGGCAGCTAGTATTCTACGTAAAAGATTCGTTATAGaacacaatggcatttaaatcatgcaaccatccgataccaatatacttaagttctttttctatcaagacttttatgcatactaatacgtctagcaaaactacaataaatATACtttcataaaaacatcacacaatccgataccaatatacataagttctttttctatcaagacttttatgcatactaatacgtctagcaaaactacaatatactttcataaaaacatcacataatttaaacaatgctatacatgctcatgatagtctttttgttcattatgagcctcacgctctcttcgttattatgagcctcacgctctcttctttattatgagcctcacgctctcttctttattatgagcctcacgctctcttcattattatgagcctcacgctctcttcattattatgagcctcacgctctcttctttattatgagcctcacgctctcttctttattatgtgttcgtgctttatgctttacaattcaaactctatactcctattctttacaaatcacgctttcttcaaatacattaaaccaatcaacatgaaatttttcatcatttttctttgcataattaaaaTCCCAACTGCAATACATATTCagactttaaatcaattcaaaacctttcattcatgcatcatttcataacatcattgatatttcaacataattgaaactatttaaaacattcaaagcatacatgttaacatatcgtcggttcagtagaaaatcatctatcatttgcatttctataaaatacgaaaatatattttcttagtgagtagaatactcaccttggctgcattggactcccgACTCGAACTCTATATTAGAGAaccaattgaagtctccaatccggacactatcttgcaaacattggtatcgttagGCTACGCTATGAACTCCATACTCTATGACGCCTAAACTACCCGCGCTCATACGTCGCTTTATTCTCTTCTAAAACTAGttaggtatcctaaactattattaagtTATCATTTAGGCTTAGGtccatattttattttgcttattATCATTAAGATTCATTTACTATTTATTTGCCTACTATTAATTATTACATCATTTTATCATCGATAATCCTTTAAATGGTTTGTTGATTATTTTCTAACTTATTTTTACAAACTTAAGGTTATCTGAGCAACCTATAGTTCTTAACATTCTATTCAAATCGTTGTCCTCTCTTGATATTAACCACAGACTTTAGGTTTTAAACTTATTTCGTTTCTCATcatttaaatacaagtactaTTATATTCAACACTTTACTCATATTAGCTACCAACCATCTAGGTAATTTAGATTACGGAACTCATCTTATTTAACCGACTAATTTAATAGCTCCTTTATCATGAACTATGATGCCCATACTATAATccttatttcattttcattcttttaGACTCTTTCTTTAGTTCACCTCAAAGCATTAGCCATGAGCTACTATGATTAACCTTATAGCTTGTTTATCCCCCCTAAGTTAACTAAGGGTATTCAATCTATATACATACGTGTATAGAATGCCTATTAAGCTAAGCACAACTTCCTAGTACACTTAGGTACTCAACAATGCATAGATAAACACATTAATTATCAAATTACTTTGTCAAGTAGCTTAATATCCTAAAtaagtgttttgaaaaatacCACCTATTGATTTCTAATGCCTTTAAGCTACATTGCATAAATTATATTTCTATGACATTatcattttaaataattttattaagtaCTTTATTCTTAAGTCAACTAATCATCTAAGCATCCTTCGGTCCTCCCTATGTGACACCCTATAAACCACACTTTAATCAAGGAGAATCCAGTATAGTTAGCCAACCCCTAATCTCTCTAATAATAATACACACCCTATCTCTAATATTGGTCGACAACCAAAACAACATCAAAATCCAAAGTAAGCCAAATACCTACTCGAACTTAGCTACCCATTACTAATATTCTTCTACAAAACCAACATCCTATACTCATCCAATCGGCTATGGCAATATGGCAATAAGAGAGCCAACAATCTCAACTCACAATCAAACATCCACCAAACGACCTCCAAAACCATTCTGTCAACCACCAACATAAGCACTTATCCACATTTGACTATTTATACAAACAATTCCAACTTAAATTCTCTTCACTATTTCGACTGTATATGTCATTTACACAAAGGGTATAAATACATTAATTTCAAACTCCTCTCCAAATAACCAACATCATAAATCACTCCCGATGTGCCCATCAAAAATACTCTAAAAATTCACACGGTTAACATCAAGCCCAACCAGAATTTTAACAACCACAACACACCCTTCAAAGCCTCAACTCACATCTATAATCATTACACTCATTCTCTAGCAATTAACCACAAACCAACCTTATCACTCAATTAAAACTCCCAAAACCAGATTTGGGATCCACCAAACATCAATATTCACATTCATATATTCTACCATTCAATTTCCAAAACAGAGGAAATAAATCAAATACCAAAGACCCAAAATCCATCTCCAATTCGGCAATCACAGGAATATCTTCCTAGAAATCTAACCAAATATTTAACAACTTATTTAGAGCATTAAACACAAACTATAAacaccaaaaaccaaaacccctAAGAAAAATATCATTCGGTCTAGCcacataaaaccctaaactcacAAATCCAAACAATAAACCATTCGGTTACTACACAAAAATCAACCCATAAATTTCCAACATTAACAACCCATTCGGTCCTTCCACCAAAATCCCATCAAACCACACGGCCAACAAAACAGGGGATTGAACTACAAAATCTCACGAAAATTACCTTTAAAGGCTTCTCGGAAAACCACCAGAAATCCCCACTGATTTTCGCCGGAAATCGCTTCATTTCGCCAGAGATCGTGCCTCCAATCGGTCCAAACCTCCTTTAGTTCTCTCTCAGGTTCGATGGGTCGTTGGGTCTCCCTCAAGCCTCGAGTTTCTCCTGACCTAGACCTTCGGCTCTTCCTCACCATCACGATCTCTCTCACACGACATCAtcactctcaatctctcggCTGGATGGGTGTATGTGCGGGGAGAAAGGGAAGGAGAGGAAAGGAAATTGAGaggaaagggaagggaaggCAGTGCGCGGGGAGAGGAAGAAAAGGGATTCGGCCGAGAGGAAGAGAggtggaagaaagaagaggctGTGCGTTGAacaggggaggggggggggggggggggggggggggggggctgtgCGGGACAGAGAggagagggagaaaaagaaaaggaaagaaaaaggagagaggGAGGAGACTCGGTCAAAAgggaaaaagggaagaaagaaaaaagaaaaaagaaaagaaagataaaagataaagtgACATGTGGCAAAGGGAgagtacttttatttttaaaacttctaGCTTATATAAATTACGGTAAGACCCACTAATTTAAAAgtcttatattttgataattaatatttgaccccACATATCTTTAAACCACATTTTTAATTAATGTAGTTAATTATTTACCCAACTACATCCTACTAATATGATTaattatgtattattattttctaaagacccattagaaatattttattattttaattcactTATTTTATCTTAACTCATTTATactttgaaaatataaatattgttactTAAAATGTACTATTGGTCccatctaattaataaatataacttattaattgctaaaagccctatttattttcttggtctttacagcaCGTGTCTCCCAgggaaaaaaatttagggttaagtACTCCTCTAGTCCctgaattttaaaaactttattttttagtccctgagtttcaatttgcatcatagatgatacctcagttttgagaaatgaccgaataagtacctcgattaacttctccgtccaaaaactaacggaccGCCACGTGTtaacctcagaggttgacacgtggcactatataaaaaaattaaaaatgaattaaaaaataataatatttaaaaaaaaattgaaaaacaaaaaaaaaacaaggggtggctgagccacctccttggccggtatggggtggttcggccaccctcaagggccaaaaccaatcttgaatttttttatttatttgtcaagaggtggtcgaaccaccccccggccaccccagaccagccaagggggtggccggccacccccatggttgCCAAGGGGGGTTGCAgccatcccttttttttttttttttttttttcaaattttttttaatttttttaatattattttttttaattcatttttaaagatttttaattttcaattttttttataaagtgccGCGTGTCAACCTctaaggttgacacgtggcggtctgttagtttttggacggagaagttaaccgaggtacttattcggtcatttctcaaaactgaggtatcatctgtgatgcaaattgaaactcaaggactaaaaaataaagtttctaaaactcagggactaaaaaggtgtttaacccaaaaatttaaCCAAGAGAGAGTCGATCGTGTCGTCATTTTgttataacataaaaaaatgacattagtcaaagcaaaacaaataaaataaaataaaggtttatatagtatatatagctTGAATAGTGTTGTTTATGGGTAAAAAAATGACACTTTATTTTGTTTCGATTGAATTGTGTCCGTTGGAAAACAACGTTAATCATAGGTTTGGACTTCATATTAATGttgtttattgttcaaatgACTCTAATTTAAGGTGTTTGAGGTCAAACGACACTAAACTTAAATTTAATATCGTTTCACTGTACAATCAATGTTAGTCGATCTAAATAaccaattaaaaagaaaattgaaggaATTAAACAGAAATTCTTACCCATTTTTATCTAGGAATTAAATTGCTACCATTTAATTTGTGAAAAGTTCAACAGCTAATCATGCATTTATTTAGACATAAAAGGgaaggtcaaaaaaaaaaaacaagaagtgtACATAAGTTCAGTTTGTTTGTGTTTAAAACAAATGGGGTTTAATGCTCTTCTATAAAACAAAGGGGATTTAATGTTTCGTTTGTTtgtgcataaaatattttttggcatttggtgcaacaaaaaatgatggtcaagaaaaaatcattttcagtttaacAGTAAacgcttttttaatttttagaaaacgattAACGATTTTGAAAACAGTAAATCATTCTCTGGATTTAAacatttgattcttgtacacacgtttgtgggaatctgtCAATGTCGGGCATTGTAGTTTGTTGGTAGCTCGAATCTACTGCCAAAGGTCctcgaattttggtatccgattgccggaatccggcggcaTTGGTTGGATTCCAGCGATCATCGCCCAAATTTGACAACCACTGCTAGAATTCAGACGGTGCCGGAATCTGGAAATTTCAACTGGAATCTGGTGACGTCCGGCCATTGTCGCGGGATTTCGGCAGACCAAATTCCAGCCAAACTGGCCGGAATTGAACCAGTACGGCTGTACTTTGCCAAATTCCGGTCAAACTGACTGGAAGCTGGCCATTTGTGCTAGATTCTGGCCACctttgtc
The sequence above is drawn from the Alnus glutinosa chromosome 11, dhAlnGlut1.1, whole genome shotgun sequence genome and encodes:
- the LOC133882788 gene encoding uncharacterized protein LOC133882788; the protein is MVRKSRRSRSGETRGLRETQRPIEPERELKEVWTDWRHDLWRNEAISGENQWGFLVVFREAFKGVPVVVYGVVEYTEDIMTEAQRDGCNVLDRGMSIPLGILIMASDACAT